The proteins below are encoded in one region of Sminthopsis crassicaudata isolate SCR6 chromosome 1, ASM4859323v1, whole genome shotgun sequence:
- the DGCR6L gene encoding protein DGCR6L yields MERYAGGYEEAADGARQQERHYQLLSALQGLVKELPSSFQQRLSHTTLSDLALVLIDGTVFEIVQGLLEIQHLTEKSLYNQRLKLQSEHRVLKQTLLNKHKEAQQACRPHNLPILRAAQQREQEAVEHRIREEQRMMDEKIVLELDQKVVDQQSTLEKAGVTGFYVTTNPQELTLQMNLLELIRKLQQRGYQPGKPFP; encoded by the exons ATGGAGCGCTACGCGGGAGGCTACGAGGAGGCGGCGGACGGCGCCCGGCAGCAAGAGCGGCACTACCAGCTGCTGTCGGCGCTGCAGGGACTCGTCAAGGAGCTGCCCAG CTCTTTCCAGCAGCGCCTGTCCCACACCACCCTCAGCGACCTGGCCCTGGTGCTGATCGACGGCACCGTCTTTGAGATCGTGCAGGGGCTGCTAGAGATTCAGCATCTCACGGAGAAAAGCCTCTACAACCAGCGGCTCAAGCTGCAGAGCGAGCACCGGG TGCTCAAGCAGACCCTGCTGAACAAGCACAAGGAGGCCCAGCAGGCCTGCCGGCCCCACAACCTGCCCATCCTGCGGGCGGCCCAGCAGCGCGAGCAGGAG GCCGTGGAGCATCGCATCCGAGAGGAGCAGCGGATGATGGAtgagaaaattgtcctggaactGGACCAGAAGGTGGTGGATCAGCAGAGCACCCTGGAAAAGGCGGGTGTCACAGGCTTCTACGTCACCACGAACCCCCAG GAGCTGACTCTGCAGATGAACTTGCTGGAGCTGATCCGGAAGTTGCAACAGCGGGGATACCAGCCTGGGAAGCCATTCCCCTGA